Proteins found in one Triticum aestivum cultivar Chinese Spring chromosome 4D, IWGSC CS RefSeq v2.1, whole genome shotgun sequence genomic segment:
- the LOC123099382 gene encoding uncharacterized protein gives MSLICRILFFFFFFFFFFFSLPFHHALDPVNVLNVQYNVSSDSFTGVSGLLSRQFVAYSRNPPQVLLRRFLAPRRPDFEALPNRFIMINMVDNVPGRTATLALCDDDLYVPGFKDTTLQWNHFRRFEPIVPGSRELPVHHTYPELLPLFPNGSRMSHLQLHLVPLGKAATLGAFRTLANYNPRTTPRKDLRSALVTLIVTFSEGHRFDQLNRRLKNEWDNARPIYMLEEEAPYVVHWGSLSRALQWWEESGRKSWTNSPQDIAEFKKIHANSPQAARDVLLFLQRTMKFNL, from the coding sequence ATGTCGTTAATTTGCcgcattcttttcttcttcttcttcttcttcttcttcttcttctccctcccctTCCACCACGCACTAGACCCAGTCAATGTACTGAATGTACAATATAATGTCTCGAGCGACTCGTTCACCGGCGTGTCTGGCCTTTTGTCTAGGCAGTTCGTAGCGTACAGTCGCAACCCACCACAGGTTCTGTTGCGCAGGTTTCTTGCCCCACGGCGGCCTGATTTCGAAGCCCTTCCTAACCGGTTTATCATGATAAACATGGTTGACAACGTGCCTGGGCGTACAGCCACCCTCGCCCTGTGCGACGATGACCTGTACGTCCCGGGTTTCAAAGATACCACTCTCCAGTGGAACCATTTCAGAAGATTCGAGCCAATCGTGCCTGGCTCCAGGGAACTGCCCGTTCACCACACTTACCCAGAGCTTCTGCCATTGTTCCCAAACGGCAGCAGAATGTCACACCTGCAACTGCATCTAGTACCCTTGGGCAAAGCTGCCACCTTGGGTGCATTCCGGACGTTGGCAAACTATAATCCTCGCACCACGCCAAGGAAGGACCTTAGGTCCGCGCTGGTAACACTAATCGTCACCTTTagtgaaggacacagatttgatcaGCTAAACAGACGACTGAAGAACGAGTGGGACAACGCTCGACCAATCTACATGCTTGAAGAGGAGGCACCGTACGTTGTACATTGGGGTTCGCTGTCTCGTGCGCTCCAATGGTGGGAGGAGAGTGGTCGCAAAAGTTGGACCAATAGTCCACAGGACATTGCAGAATTCAAAAAGATCCATGCCAACAGTCCCCAGGCAGCTAGAGATGTGCTGCTCTTCTTACAAAGGACCATGAAATTCAATTTATAG